One Felis catus isolate Fca126 chromosome D1, F.catus_Fca126_mat1.0, whole genome shotgun sequence DNA segment encodes these proteins:
- the UNC93B1 gene encoding protein unc-93 homolog B1: MEAVPPLYRVAGAAGPQGDEDRLGVPDGPGAPLDELVGAYPNYNEEEEERRYYRRKRLGVVKNVLAASAGGMLTYAVYLGLLQMQLILHYDETYREVKYGNMGLPDIDSKMLMGINVTPIAALLYTPVLIRFFGTKWMMFLAVGIYALFVSTNYWERYYTLVPSAVALGMAIVPLWASMGNYITRMAQKYYEYSHYKEQDDQGPQKRPPRGSHAPYLLVFQVIFYSFFHLSFACAQLPMIYFLNHYLYDLNHTLYNVQSCGTNSQGILSGFNKTVLKTLPRSRNLIVVESVLMAVAFLAMLLVLGLCGAAYRPTEEIDLRSVGWGNIFQLPFKHVRDFRLRHLVPFFIYSGFEVLFACTGLTLGYGVCSVGLERLAHLLVAYSLGASAASLLGLLGLWLPRSVPLVAGAGVHLLLTLSLFFWAPTPRVLRHIWILYVAAVLWGVGSALNKTGLSTLLGILYEDKERQDFVFTIYHWWQAVAIFTVYLGSSLPMKAKLAVLLLTLVAAAASYLWMEQKLRRGVVPRQPRIPRPQHKVRGYRYLDEDNSDESDAEGERGGGGGSGGGPGDGVEEEAPPAGPRPGPEPAGLCRRPCPYEQALGGDGPEEQ, translated from the exons ATGGAGGCGGTGCCGCCGCTCTACCGCGTggcgggggccgcggggccgCAGGGCGACGAGGACCGGCTCGGGGTCCCCGACGGGCCAGGGGCTCCG CTGGACGAGCTGGTGGGCGCGTACCCCAACTacaacgaggaggaggaggagcgccGCTACTACCGCCGCAAGCGCCTCGGCGTGGTCAAGAACGTGCTGGCGGCCAGCGCGGGCGGCATGCTCACCTACGCCGTCTACCTGG gcCTCCTGCAGATGCAGCTGATCCTGCACTACGATGAGACCTACCGCGAGGTGAAGTATGGCAACATGGGGCTGCCCGACATCGACAGCAAGATGCTGATGGGCATCAACGTGACACCCATCGCCGCTTTGCTCTACACACCTGTGCTTATCAG GTTTTTTGGCACCAAGTGGATGATGTTCCTGGCTGTGGGCATCTATGCCCTCTTTGTCTCCACCAACTACTGGGAACGCTACTACACACTCGTGCCCTCAGCTGTGGCCTTGGGCATGGCCATCGTGCCTCTTTGGGCCTCCATGGGCAACTACATCACCAG GATGGCTCAGAAGTACTACGAGTACTCCCATTATAAGGAGCAGGATGATCAGGGCCCCCAGAAGCGCCCGCCGCGGGGCTCCCACGCGCCATACCTCCTGGTCTTCCAAGTGATCTTCTATAGCTTCTTCCAT CTGAGCTTCGCCTGTGCCCAGCTGCCCATGATCTACTTCCTGAACCACTACCTGTATGACCTGAACCACACACTCTACAACGTGCAGAGCTGCG GTACTAACAGCCAGGGCATCCTCAGTGGCTTCAACAAGACAGTTCTGAAGACGTTACCACGGAGCCGAAACCTCATTGTGGTGGAGAGCGTGCTCATGGCAGTGGCCTTCCTGGCCATGCTGCTG GTTCTGGGCCTGTGCGGCGCCGCCTACCGGCCCACTGAGGAGATCGACCTGCGCAGCGTGGGCTGGGGTAACATCTTCCAGCTGCCCTTCAAGCACGTGCGCGACTTCCGCCTGCGGCACCTCGTGCCCTTCTTTATCTACAGCGGCTTCGAGGTCCTCTTTGCCTGCACTGGTCTCACCCTG GGCTATGGTGTGTGCTCCGTGGGGCTGGAACGCCTGGCCCACCTCCTCGTGGCTTATAGCCTGGGCGCCTCCGCTGCCTCGCTCCTAGGCCTGCTGGGACTGTGGCTGCCGCGCTCGGTGCCCCtggtggctggggctggagtGCACCTGCTGCTCACTCTCAGCCTCTTCTTCTGGGCCCCCACACCTCGGGTCCTGCGACACATTTGGATCCTCTACGTAGCGGCTGTCCTCTGGGGTGTGGGCAGTGCCCTCAATAAGACCGGGCTCAGCA CACTCTTGGGAATCCTCTACGAGGACAAAGAAAGGCAAGACTTCGTCTTCACCATCTACCACTGGTGGCAGGCGGTGGCCATCTTCACAGTGTACCTGGGCTCAAGCCTGCCCATGAAG GCTAAGCTGGCCGTGCTGCTGCTGACGCTGGTGGCGGCCGCGGCCTCGTACCTGTGGATGGAGCAGAAGCTGCGGCGGGGTGTGGTCCCGCGCCAGCCCCGCATCCCGCGGCCCCAGCACAAGGTGCGCGGCTACCGGTACCTGGACGAGGACAACTCGGACGAGAGCGACGCGGAGGGCGAgcgcggcggcggaggcggcagcggcggcggcccGGGGGACGGCGTGGAGGAGGAGGCGCCGCCCGCGGGTCCCCGGCCTGGCCCGGAGCCGGCCGGCCTCTGCCGCCGGCCCTGCCCCTACGAACAGGCCCTGGGAGGTGACGGGCCCGAGGAGCAGTGA